One part of the [Synechococcus] sp. NIES-970 genome encodes these proteins:
- a CDS encoding two-component hybrid sensor and regulator, producing MTMPIILVVDDEPRNFDVVEALLGYQTYELQYASSGKEALENLAMFPIALILLDVMMPTMDGIEVCTQIKANKDWAMIPIIMVTALTSKYDLARCLEAGADDFISKPVSALELKARVHSLLRIKTQYDQISELAQLQRNTIDLLRQNLEALQGNLAASFPHELNTPLNGIIGGLSLLLEEHTTMDAEERQVFLQMTYESALRLHKTTQKFLTYTKLELYLQNPERVPLHGLDGPKPSAMASIMKDIADSEKRAKDLQLVLGEAQGVISYADFTTLITELLENAFKFSSAGSPIQVVSQAIADQFVMTVTNQGRSITPEEVQKVGAFQQFNRQLYERQGLGLGLKIVMSIITKYDGALNISTPPEGGTCIEFRLPLLQEASESHP from the coding sequence ATGACCATGCCAATCATCCTAGTTGTCGATGATGAACCCCGCAATTTTGATGTGGTAGAAGCTCTTCTTGGGTATCAGACCTATGAATTACAATATGCATCTAGTGGCAAAGAGGCTCTCGAAAATCTGGCGATGTTTCCCATTGCCCTGATTTTGCTCGATGTGATGATGCCGACCATGGATGGCATTGAAGTGTGCACCCAGATCAAAGCCAACAAAGACTGGGCGATGATCCCGATTATTATGGTGACTGCCCTCACTAGCAAATATGACCTGGCCCGTTGTCTAGAAGCCGGGGCCGATGACTTTATCAGTAAACCCGTCAGTGCCCTAGAGCTCAAAGCGCGGGTCCACTCGCTGCTGCGCATTAAAACCCAGTATGACCAAATTAGTGAACTGGCCCAGCTCCAACGCAATACTATTGATCTGCTCCGGCAGAACCTCGAAGCGCTCCAAGGCAATTTGGCAGCCAGCTTTCCCCACGAGCTCAACACGCCTTTAAATGGCATCATTGGTGGACTGAGCCTCCTCTTAGAAGAACACACCACCATGGATGCGGAAGAACGGCAGGTGTTTCTCCAGATGACCTATGAATCAGCCCTGCGACTCCACAAAACCACACAAAAGTTCCTGACTTACACTAAGCTGGAGCTATATCTCCAAAACCCAGAGCGTGTTCCTCTCCATGGCCTTGATGGTCCGAAGCCGAGCGCCATGGCCAGCATTATGAAAGATATTGCTGACAGCGAAAAACGAGCAAAAGATTTGCAGCTCGTCCTGGGCGAAGCCCAAGGAGTTATCTCCTATGCAGACTTCACCACACTGATCACCGAGTTGTTAGAAAATGCCTTTAAATTTTCGTCGGCTGGCAGTCCGATCCAAGTAGTGAGTCAGGCGATCGCCGATCAATTTGTAATGACTGTCACAAATCAGGGTCGGAGTATAACCCCCGAAGAAGTGCAAAAAGTGGGGGCTTTTCAGCAGTTTAATCGTCAACTGTATGAGCGGCAGGGTTTAGGTTTAGGCCTTAAAATTGTGATGAGCATCATCACCAAGTACGACGGTGCACTAAACATTAGCACGCCTCCAGAGGGGGGCACCTGCATTGAGTTTCGTCTGCCACTGCTACAAGAAGCCTCAGAAAGTCACCCCTAG
- a CDS encoding hypothetical protein (conserved hypothetical membrane protein), whose product MTNSPFTSTERMASLKVAVTGSVSAGLVGFIILLGHRILDLGLDGIALSFLGGIASLTLIYDAFIAAISGALFALTYRYAIRMDKNPQLNGGVVLAFTLVRGLAQVDAGSAIAQNFWPFLSACGESFGIFGLTALVLNFAIARGWLTAFGE is encoded by the coding sequence ATGACCAACTCTCCCTTTACGTCAACTGAGCGCATGGCATCTTTAAAAGTAGCGGTGACAGGGAGTGTATCGGCGGGGCTGGTCGGCTTCATAATCCTCTTGGGCCATCGTATTCTTGATCTGGGTTTAGATGGTATTGCCCTGAGCTTTTTGGGGGGAATTGCCAGCCTGACATTGATTTATGATGCGTTTATCGCGGCAATCTCTGGGGCTCTATTTGCCCTGACTTACCGTTATGCGATTCGCATGGATAAAAACCCCCAACTGAATGGGGGGGTGGTCTTGGCTTTCACCCTCGTGCGGGGTCTTGCCCAGGTGGATGCAGGCTCAGCGATCGCCCAAAATTTTTGGCCCTTTTTGTCCGCCTGTGGTGAGAGTTTTGGCATTTTTGGCCTCACCGCTTTGGTGCTGAATTTTGCGATCGCCCGGGGTTGGCTTACGGCTTTTGGAGAATAG